TCGACGTGATCTACGACGACGTGATCTGGAGCGGGGCGCGGGAGGGCGCCGAGGTCTACATGTTCCAGACGAACAACGCCGACTTCCGTGACACCGACGAGAATCTCCAACAACTGGCGTTCGCGCGCATGCGTGCGATCGAGACGGGACGCGCGGTCGTCAATCTGTCGACGGTTGGCACGAGTCAGGTCATCGCTCCGGACGGTACGACCGTCGACTCCCTTCCGGCAGGCAGAGCGGGCGCGCTCGTGACCGACGTGCCGCTGCGCACGGGGCTCACGCCGGCGGTGCTGTTCGGCGGCGCGATCCAGACGTCGATCGGGGTGGGGAGCCTCGTGGCACTGCTCGCGCTCGGCATCCTGCAGCGGGTGCGGCGACGCACGACGACGCCGACCCCCGTGGTGGAGGCCGGCGTCGTGGATGGTCAGCGAAGCTGACGCACGTGCATCAGGCGGTCAGCCGGGTGGTCCCGTCACCGTCGCCACGCCGCGCGCGCACGAGAGCGAGGCGCTCTTCGAGCAGTTCCTCCAGCTCCGGGATGGTGCGACGCTCCATCAGCATGTCCCAGTGGGTGCGCGGGGTCTTGTCACCGGAGTGATCGACCTCCGCCACGGTGTCACCCGTGCGGAGCACGGCCTCTCCGCCGCAGGTGCGGCACTCCCACGCCTCGGGGGCCTCCGCGTCGGCCGCGAAGGTCATGACGGTCTCTCGTGAGCACTGCGTGCACACGTACGTGAAGTTCGCGCGCTCATGGAAAACGACGCCATCCTCGCTCTGTAGGCTGGATGCGCCGATCCGCATGCCGCGCAGGCTGCGATCTGCCATTGTGTGGTCCTCTCGTCTCCGTCAGGTATAACGCCCTCACCTGTGCGCATCATCCGAACGGGCAGGCGCAGGCGGTCTTTCACAGCCGATGCCCAGCGTCTTCCGAGACTCACCGGGGCGGCGCGGGTTATGGGGGATTGCCCACCTCAGCGTTCGGAGGCGACAGCCTCCACCGCGAGGTCGGCGCGGTCACTCACGAGTCCGTCGACGCCGAGGTCGAGCAGGCGGAGCATGTCGTGCCGGTCGTTCACCGTCCACACGTGCACTTCGGCACCCGCGCCGTGGACGGCATCCACGAGTCGCCGCGTCACGATACGGACGCGACCGTATCGCTCGGGCACCTGCACGGCATCCACACCGGCGAGGGCACGCCGCACGAGCCGAGGCGACCGAGACGTTACGGCGGCCAGCAGCGTCGTGATCACCGCGCGGCCTCCGGAGGTCGCCGGGTCACCGCCGGACGCGCGGGCTGCGGCGAGGGCCCGGCGCCGCCGATCGTCGGAGAAGCTCGTGAGCAGGACGCGGGAGGACTCGCGGGCGACGCCGCGCCCGACGGCATCGGCTGCGGCGGCGGCCTTCACATCGAGGTTGAATCGCAGCGTCGGGAACGCATCGAGCGCCTGGCCGAGTCCGAGGAGGCCGCCGCGGTCCGACATGATCCGTTCCAGCTCGGCGAAGGTGACGGCCGAGACCGGTCGCGGGTCGCCGGCGACCCGCGAGAGATCGTCGTCGTGGAACAGGACCACCTGTCCGTCCACCGTCAGGTGGCAGTCCGACTCCACGTAGGCAGCTCCGGCGGCGTGTGCCGCCGCGAACGCCGCGGCCGTGTTCTCGGCCACGCCCTCCGACCCGGGCGGGACGAAGCCTCGGTGGGCGAGCACGCGCGGAGACGCGGATGCCGCGAACCACGGATGCATGGATACGACGGTGCTCAGGAGGTCGGCGTCGGCGCGGAACCGTCGTCGATGGTCGGGGGAGTGGTGGCTTGCGCCTCACTCGCGATCTCGTCGGCGGCGGAGGCGGCGGCGCGCGCGGCGGCAGCGGCCTCAGCCGCCGCAGAACCGCCTGCGTGCCCGGGGACATCTTCGGACGGCCGGGGAGAGGGTGCCGTGGCGCGACCGGCGAATGCGTCGCCGATGCCCTTGAGTGCTTCGGTCAACTCGCTGGGGATGACCCACAACTTGCTCGACGGGCTCTGGGCGATCTTCGGCAGAGTCTGCAGATACTGGTATGCCAGGAGCTTCTCGTCGGGCTGCCCGCGATGGATGGCGTTGAAGACCATCTGGATAGCCTCCGACTCACCCTGCGCACGGAGCACGGCGGCCTGCTTGTCTCCCTCTGCACCGAGGATCGCGGCCTGCCGGCGACCCTCTGCTTCGAGGATCTGCGACTGCTTGGATCCTTCCGCCGTGAGGATCGCCGCGCGGCGATCGCGCTCGGCCCGCATCTGCTTCTCCATGGAGTCCTGGATCGAGTGCGGCGGATCGATCGCCTTCAGCTCGACGCGCGAAACGCGGATGCCCCACTTGCCCGTGGCTTCGTCGAGGACGACGCGGAGCTGGCCGTTGATCTCGTCACGGCTCGTGAGCGCCTCTTCAAGGTTGAGACCGCCGACGACGTTTCGCAGCGTCGTGGTCGTCAGCTGCTCGACGGCACCCAGATAGTTGGCGATCTCGTATGTCGCTGCGCGAGCATCGGTCACCTGGAAGTACACGACCGTGTCGATCGACACGACGAGGTTGTCCTCCGTGATGACGGGCTGCGGCGGGAACGAGACGACCTGCTCGCGCATGTCGACGAGCGGGCGGAGCCGGTCGATGAAGGGCACCAGGAGGTTCAGTCCGGGGGAGAGGGTGCGCTGATAGCGCCCGAGACGTTCCACGACACCCGCGTAGGCCTGCGGGATGATGCGGATCGACCGGAAGAGCACCACGATCACGAAGATCGCGACGACGACCAGCAGGACGATGATGAAGATCTGACCGATGAAAGCGCCGACGTCGACGGCCATCAGATGCTCCTCTCCGAAGTGGGCTCACCGGGGGTGGCCTCGATGATGGGGGAGACTTCGACAGTCGCCCCCCGGACAGCGGTGACGGTGACGCGGGAACCGGCATCCAGACCGGGATCCGTGCCGACGAGCCGAGCGGTCCACGTCTCGCCGTTGTCGAGCTTGACCGAGCCGTCGCCGTCGACGAACGGGCGGAGGACGCGAGCGCCGAGCCCGTAGAGGGCGTCGACGTTCGTCGGTTGCAGAGTGCTGCTGCGGTGCAGGGCGCGCAGGAGCAGCGGCCGGATCGTGAAGAGGAGGAGCGCCGCGATGGCGGCGGCAGCGAGCACCTGAGCCCACCAGGGGCCGCCGAGGAGGTTGACGCCGAGTCCGCCGATGAGCGTGCCGGCGGCCAGCATGAGGAAGGTGAACTCGAGCGTCAGCAGCTCGATGATGACGAACACCAGCGACAGGACCAGCCAGGCGATCCAGAGGTACTGCGTGAGATCGGGCAGCACGGCCAGGCTCCTTCCGGGGTGCGTCCTCGAACCCTAACACCCCGTCGGGAAGGGGGGTCGATTGATAGGCTCGGCAGCATGTCTCACCCCATTCCCGCCGGCGCTCTGGCCGGCCGCACCGCCCTCGTGACCGGCTCCTCGCGGGGCATCGGCGCCGACACCGTGCGCTACTTCGCACAGGCGGGCGCGAACGTCGTCATCAACTTCCGCAACAAGGCGCCGCGTGCCGAGAAGCTCGCCACGGAGTTGCGCGAACTCGGGGTGGAGGTCCTGGTCGTCGGCGCCGATCTCACCGACGCGGACTCGGTGCGCGAGATGTTCGCGGCCGTGAGGGAGCGCTTCGGATCGCTCGACATCCTCGTTCTCAACGCGTCGGGCGGGATGGAGGGCGGAATGGCGGAGGACTACGCGATGACCCTCAACCGTGACGCGCAGGTGGGCGTGCTCGACGCCGCGCTGCCCGTGCTGCACGACGGTTCCCGCGTCGTGTTCGTGACGAGCCACCAGGCGCACTTCATCCGCACGACGCCCACGATGCCCGAGTACGAGGTGGTCGCGCTGTCCAAGCGTGCGGGGGAGGATGCGCTTCGTGAGCGCATCCCATCGCTCACCGAGCACGGCATCGGATTCGTGGTCGTGTCGGGCGACATGATCGAAGGAACGATCACGGCGACGCTGTTGGAGCGCGCCAACCCGGGAGCGATCGAGTCCCGTCGCGAGTCGGCCGGCAAGCTCTACAACGTCTCGGAGTTCGCTGCCGAGGTCGCGCTGGCAGCGGTGGAGCCGATCCCGGCGGACAACACGCGCCTCATCGGCGACGTGGCGTCGTTCGGCGGGGAGTGAAATGCGCGCTGACGACATCGACACTCTCATCAGCGTCGGCCGTCCGGCCATCTCGGCAGACGGCGGGTTCGCCGTGTTCGCCACCTCACGTCCCGACACTCTCGCCAACCGGAACGTCGGTCAGCTCTGGCGAATCGACCTGCCCGAGGGAGCGCCGCGACGACTGACCCGCGGCGTGGCCGACTCGGCTCCGCAGGTCTCGCCCGACGGGCAGGCGGTTGCGTTCCTCCGTGCCGACGCGCGCGGGAAGACTCAGATCCACGTCGTCGCGTCACAGGGCGGGGAACCCGTCCAGGCGACCGACGCCCCCGGCGGCGTCGGGAGCTTCGCGTGGTCGCCGACGGGCGACGCGTTCGCCTACACGTCGCGCGTCGTCGAAGCAGGTCGTTACGGCAGCGTGGAGGGACTCGAGCCTGCGGCCGAGTCCCCGCGGCGGATCACCGGCATCCGCTGGCACGCCAACGGGCTCGGCTACCTGGCCGATCGTCCCGCGCACGTCTTCACGGTCGCCGTGCCCGCCACCGACGCCGAGCCGTTCTACGAGCCCGCACCCGCCGTGCTGCCGGAAGGCGCCGAGGCGCCCACGAAGCGCATCGTCGCCGCCGAGCCACGCCAACTCACCGCCGGGGATACCTCGTACTCGGGTGTCGTCTTCGCGGCGGACGGCTCCGAGGTGCTGACGGTGCCCGACGAGATCGAGCGCGATCGGCGCGACCTGCGCTCCCGGCTCGTGGCGGTTCGGACCGATGGGAGCGGCCAGCGAGAGGTCGTGGGAGCCGACCGCGGCCTGGCGATCGACGACGTCTTCGTCGCGCCCGACGGCGTCATCGCCATGATCGCCGCCGACATGGGGGAGAGCGGAGTCGATTTCATCGCGCCCGGCGACGCACTGTGGCTTCTCGAGGGCGACGGACCGCGCCGACTCACCGATCCCGAGACGATCGACCTCGGAGAGGTCGGGTCCCACATCGGCGCCGCCGGCACCGATTTCCTCGTGCAGAACCGTACGCGGGGTCGCGTCGAGCTGCTTCGGGTGACGCGCCAGGGGGAGATGTCGGTGGTCATCGGCGGTGACGTCGAGGTGTCCGGTCAAGCCGCCAGTGGTACGGGCGAGCGGATCGTGGCATCCGTGGCCACGCCCGAGTCCGCCGGGGAACTGTTCCTCGCGGATGCCGGGCCGCTCACGCACTTCGGCAAGGCTCTGCAAGACGCCGGGGTCGTCATTCCAGTGGAGAAGGAAATACCTGGTCGTGACGGATATCCGG
This genomic window from Candidatus Microbacterium phytovorans contains:
- a CDS encoding NfeD family protein, translated to MLPDLTQYLWIAWLVLSLVFVIIELLTLEFTFLMLAAGTLIGGLGVNLLGGPWWAQVLAAAAIAALLLFTIRPLLLRALHRSSTLQPTNVDALYGLGARVLRPFVDGDGSVKLDNGETWTARLVGTDPGLDAGSRVTVTAVRGATVEVSPIIEATPGEPTSERSI
- a CDS encoding RNA polymerase-binding protein RbpA, yielding MADRSLRGMRIGASSLQSEDGVVFHERANFTYVCTQCSRETVMTFAADAEAPEAWECRTCGGEAVLRTGDTVAEVDHSGDKTPRTHWDMLMERRTIPELEELLEERLALVRARRGDGDGTTRLTA
- a CDS encoding SDR family oxidoreductase; the encoded protein is MSHPIPAGALAGRTALVTGSSRGIGADTVRYFAQAGANVVINFRNKAPRAEKLATELRELGVEVLVVGADLTDADSVREMFAAVRERFGSLDILVLNASGGMEGGMAEDYAMTLNRDAQVGVLDAALPVLHDGSRVVFVTSHQAHFIRTTPTMPEYEVVALSKRAGEDALRERIPSLTEHGIGFVVVSGDMIEGTITATLLERANPGAIESRRESAGKLYNVSEFAAEVALAAVEPIPADNTRLIGDVASFGGE
- a CDS encoding SPFH/Band 7/PHB domain protein, producing MAVDVGAFIGQIFIIVLLVVVAIFVIVVLFRSIRIIPQAYAGVVERLGRYQRTLSPGLNLLVPFIDRLRPLVDMREQVVSFPPQPVITEDNLVVSIDTVVYFQVTDARAATYEIANYLGAVEQLTTTTLRNVVGGLNLEEALTSRDEINGQLRVVLDEATGKWGIRVSRVELKAIDPPHSIQDSMEKQMRAERDRRAAILTAEGSKQSQILEAEGRRQAAILGAEGDKQAAVLRAQGESEAIQMVFNAIHRGQPDEKLLAYQYLQTLPKIAQSPSSKLWVIPSELTEALKGIGDAFAGRATAPSPRPSEDVPGHAGGSAAAEAAAAARAAASAADEIASEAQATTPPTIDDGSAPTPTS
- a CDS encoding glycerophosphodiester phosphodiesterase family protein; this encodes MHPWFAASASPRVLAHRGFVPPGSEGVAENTAAAFAAAHAAGAAYVESDCHLTVDGQVVLFHDDDLSRVAGDPRPVSAVTFAELERIMSDRGGLLGLGQALDAFPTLRFNLDVKAAAAADAVGRGVARESSRVLLTSFSDDRRRRALAAARASGGDPATSGGRAVITTLLAAVTSRSPRLVRRALAGVDAVQVPERYGRVRIVTRRLVDAVHGAGAEVHVWTVNDRHDMLRLLDLGVDGLVSDRADLAVEAVASER
- a CDS encoding S9 family peptidase — its product is MRADDIDTLISVGRPAISADGGFAVFATSRPDTLANRNVGQLWRIDLPEGAPRRLTRGVADSAPQVSPDGQAVAFLRADARGKTQIHVVASQGGEPVQATDAPGGVGSFAWSPTGDAFAYTSRVVEAGRYGSVEGLEPAAESPRRITGIRWHANGLGYLADRPAHVFTVAVPATDAEPFYEPAPAVLPEGAEAPTKRIVAAEPRQLTAGDTSYSGVVFAADGSEVLTVPDEIERDRRDLRSRLVAVRTDGSGQREVVGADRGLAIDDVFVAPDGVIAMIAADMGESGVDFIAPGDALWLLEGDGPRRLTDPETIDLGEVGSHIGAAGTDFLVQNRTRGRVELLRVTRQGEMSVVIGGDVEVSGQAASGTGERIVASVATPESAGELFLADAGPLTHFGKALQDAGVVIPVEKEIPGRDGYPVHGWVAVPEGDGPFPVILQIHGGPYASYGIHAFDETQVLVDAGYAVVYSNPRGSAGYGREHGRSIRQRMGTVDFHDVIDFLDAALDADPRLDAARVGIMGGSYGGYLTAWVIAHDHRFAGAIVERGFLDPATFQGTSDIGSFFGDEYVGVDPQAMAAQSPMAVVGQVKTPTLVLHSELDFRCPLEQATRYYAALKRQGTDAEMLIFPGEDHELTRSGQPRHRRERFAAVLDWWQRYLPTV